One window of Pocillopora verrucosa isolate sample1 chromosome 9, ASM3666991v2, whole genome shotgun sequence genomic DNA carries:
- the LOC131793799 gene encoding N-alpha-acetyltransferase 38, NatC auxiliary subunit-like: protein MADGVEEATDVLLEEKKESSPSSNVETEFNGDNPEKSEKRKLLESWLNKIMRIKISDGRTLIGSFLCTDQDRNIILGSCQEFVGSSDEKEEPRILGLAMVPGKHIVSIEVDVE from the exons ATGGCGGACGGAGTGGAAGAGGCGACAGATGTG CTtcttgaggaaaaaaaggaatcaagcCCATCGTCTAATGTG GAGACAGAATTTAATGGTGACAACccagaaaaaagtgaaaaaaggaaactccTAGAGTCATGGCTTAacaagatcatgagaataaagatcTCTGATGGAAGAACATTAATTGGTTCCTTCCTATGCACTGATCAAGATAGGAATATAATTTTAGGATCATGTCAGGAGTTTGTTGGTTCTTCAG ATGAGAAAGAAGAGCCACGGATTCTTGGTTTAGCCATGGTGCCAGGAAAACACATTGTTTCTATTGAAGTTGATGTGGAGTGA